In a single window of the Streptomyces sp. HUAS ZL42 genome:
- a CDS encoding 3-hydroxybutyryl-CoA dehydrogenase, producing the protein MTTSSDTLTTPADSHPESHPAAHPGIHRVGVLGSGIMGTGIAELCAKAGLDVTVAVSSDASLVSGPQRLARSLARGVAKGKLTERERDDALGRVSFTRDLGELADRQLVIEAVKENEQLKLDLFADLDKIVEDPDAILASNTSSIPIVRLARATSRPSQVLGMHFFNPVPVLPLVELIDSVVTDSRATARALTFVSDVLGKKPISSPDRAGFVVNALLFPYLLSAVRMVDSGLATAEVIDQGMVDGCSHPMGPLRLADLIGLDTTVSIAEAMYEEFKEPLYAPPPLLLRMVEGGLLGKKSGRGFYDYA; encoded by the coding sequence ATGACCACGTCCAGCGACACACTCACCACACCTGCGGACAGCCACCCGGAGAGCCACCCGGCCGCCCACCCGGGCATCCACCGGGTAGGGGTCCTCGGTAGCGGCATCATGGGGACGGGAATCGCCGAACTGTGCGCCAAGGCGGGCCTGGACGTCACCGTCGCGGTCTCCTCCGACGCCTCCCTGGTGTCCGGACCCCAGCGGCTGGCCCGGTCCCTGGCACGCGGGGTCGCCAAGGGCAAGCTCACCGAGCGGGAACGCGACGACGCCCTGGGCCGGGTGTCCTTCACCAGGGACCTGGGCGAACTCGCCGACCGGCAGCTGGTGATCGAGGCGGTCAAAGAGAACGAACAGCTCAAGCTGGACCTCTTCGCCGACCTCGACAAGATCGTCGAGGACCCGGACGCCATCCTCGCCTCGAACACGTCCTCCATCCCCATCGTGCGGCTCGCCCGTGCCACCAGCCGTCCGAGCCAGGTGCTCGGGATGCACTTCTTCAACCCCGTGCCGGTCCTGCCGCTGGTCGAACTGATCGACTCGGTGGTCACGGACAGCCGGGCCACCGCACGTGCCCTGACGTTCGTGTCGGACGTGCTCGGCAAGAAGCCGATCAGCTCGCCGGACCGAGCGGGCTTCGTGGTGAACGCCCTCCTGTTCCCCTACCTGCTCTCCGCCGTCCGGATGGTCGACTCCGGTCTCGCCACGGCCGAGGTCATCGACCAGGGCATGGTCGACGGCTGCTCGCACCCGATGGGACCGCTGCGCCTGGCCGACCTCATCGGCCTCGACACCACAGTCTCGATCGCCGAGGCGATGTACGAGGAGTTCAAGGAGCCGCTGTACGCGCCTCCGCCGCTGCTGCTCCGCATGGTCGAGGGCGGTCTGCTGGGCAAGAAGTCCGGCCGCGGTTTCTACGACTACGCCTGA
- a CDS encoding 3-oxoacyl-ACP synthase III family protein yields the protein MTDRNIGILSTGSYLPKREVGNDEVAERVGVTPEWIERKTQIQSRRYAAPHEATSDLAIRAGAAAMEQAGLSADEIDYIIVSTSTGDFPQPPTSYLVQHGLGAYGAACFDVNVVCSGFVYALALARSLVALNPDRRALVIGADLYSRILDFDDRRTAVLFADGAGAAIVGAVPAPYGIIDTALTSRGDAHQLIRVEAGGSRNPATAETVAEGGHFFRMDGRAVRDFVADNVPRALVELAESVGVELADVHHFVPHQANGVMLSEVVERAGLVNAHTHRTLRKYGNVGSASVPVALDEANSTGALSAGDLVLLAGFGGGMAIGASLLTWGTGA from the coding sequence GTGACGGACCGCAATATAGGAATTCTCTCGACCGGCTCCTACCTGCCCAAGCGTGAAGTCGGCAACGACGAGGTCGCCGAGCGCGTCGGCGTCACCCCGGAGTGGATCGAACGGAAGACCCAGATACAGTCGCGGCGCTACGCCGCTCCGCACGAGGCGACGTCCGACCTGGCCATCCGCGCCGGCGCCGCCGCCATGGAGCAGGCCGGGCTGTCCGCGGACGAGATCGACTACATCATCGTCTCCACCTCGACGGGTGACTTTCCCCAGCCGCCGACGTCGTACCTCGTGCAGCACGGGCTGGGGGCCTACGGCGCCGCGTGCTTCGACGTGAACGTCGTGTGCAGCGGCTTCGTGTACGCGCTGGCCCTGGCCCGCAGCCTGGTCGCGCTCAACCCCGACCGCCGTGCGCTGGTCATCGGAGCCGACCTGTACTCCCGGATCCTCGACTTCGACGACCGCAGGACGGCCGTCCTGTTCGCCGACGGCGCCGGTGCGGCGATCGTCGGCGCGGTCCCCGCACCGTACGGCATCATCGACACCGCCCTGACCAGCCGCGGCGACGCCCACCAACTGATCCGTGTGGAGGCCGGCGGCAGCCGGAACCCGGCGACGGCGGAGACCGTCGCGGAAGGCGGTCACTTCTTCCGGATGGACGGCCGCGCCGTACGGGACTTCGTCGCCGACAACGTGCCCCGGGCACTGGTGGAACTGGCGGAGAGCGTCGGCGTGGAACTCGCCGACGTGCACCACTTCGTGCCGCACCAGGCCAACGGCGTGATGCTCAGCGAGGTGGTCGAGCGCGCGGGTCTCGTCAACGCCCACACCCACCGCACGCTGAGGAAGTACGGGAACGTGGGCAGCGCATCGGTACCGGTCGCCCTCGACGAGGCCAACAGCACCGGTGCGCTGTCCGCCGGAGATCTGGTGCTGCTCGCCGGGTTCGGCGGCGGCATGGCCATCGGTGCATCACTGCTGACCTGGGGGACCGGCGCATGA
- the ccrA gene encoding crotonyl-CoA carboxylase/reductase, translating to MSSLVEALLDGADTGELERHELPAEYLAAHLRASDVGKFGDTADKDVRDTLHVGRVPMPEIAPDEVVVAVMASSINYNTVWSATFEPVPTFEFLRRYGRQGGYAARHDLPHHVVGSDAAGIVVRVGAGVRRWRVGDHVVVSCVQVDDQEPASHADAMLGTEQRIWGYETNFGGLAHFAVVRAGQLLPKPAHLTWEEAAGVLLTAATSYRMLVSDKGARIKQGDIVLIWGATGGLGAYAVQMVKNAGGIAVGVVSSERKAEVLRRLGCDVIINRNDIGMGQDAAPTPERTIELGKRLGREIRRQLGEDPHVVFDYIGRATFGISVFVVRKGGTVVTCGSSTGYDHHFDNRYLWMNLKRIVGSHAANLQEQAECNRLFQLGYLSPIVSDVYPLHEVGEAARLVQENKHTGKVGVLCLASREGLGVTDPETRARIGEARLNPLRNTGGNVDWNASAVLEGAV from the coding sequence ATGAGCTCTTTGGTCGAAGCTCTGCTCGACGGCGCCGACACGGGCGAGCTGGAACGGCATGAGCTGCCCGCCGAATATCTGGCCGCACACCTGCGTGCGTCGGACGTCGGGAAATTCGGTGACACCGCGGACAAGGACGTCCGCGACACACTTCATGTCGGCCGGGTGCCGATGCCGGAGATCGCCCCCGACGAGGTCGTCGTCGCGGTGATGGCCAGCTCGATCAACTACAACACGGTGTGGTCGGCCACGTTCGAGCCGGTGCCCACCTTCGAATTCCTGAGGCGATACGGCCGGCAGGGCGGCTACGCGGCCCGCCACGACCTGCCCCACCACGTCGTGGGTTCGGACGCGGCCGGGATCGTGGTCCGCGTCGGAGCGGGCGTGCGCCGCTGGCGCGTCGGTGACCACGTGGTGGTCAGCTGTGTCCAGGTCGACGACCAGGAACCGGCGTCGCACGCCGACGCGATGCTCGGCACCGAACAGCGCATCTGGGGCTACGAGACCAACTTCGGCGGACTGGCCCACTTCGCCGTCGTGCGCGCCGGCCAGCTGCTGCCCAAGCCCGCCCACCTGACCTGGGAGGAAGCCGCCGGAGTCCTGCTCACCGCGGCGACCTCCTACCGCATGCTCGTCAGCGACAAGGGTGCGCGGATCAAGCAGGGCGACATCGTGCTGATCTGGGGCGCCACCGGCGGCCTGGGCGCGTACGCCGTGCAGATGGTGAAGAACGCCGGCGGCATCGCGGTGGGCGTGGTCAGTTCCGAGCGCAAGGCCGAGGTGCTGCGCCGGCTCGGCTGCGATGTGATCATCAACCGCAACGACATCGGCATGGGCCAGGACGCCGCCCCCACCCCGGAGCGGACCATCGAACTGGGCAAGCGCCTCGGCCGGGAGATCCGGCGGCAGCTCGGCGAGGACCCGCACGTCGTGTTCGACTACATCGGCCGGGCGACATTCGGTATCTCCGTCTTCGTGGTGCGCAAGGGCGGAACCGTCGTCACTTGCGGCTCCAGCACCGGATACGACCACCATTTCGACAACCGGTATCTGTGGATGAACCTGAAGCGCATCGTGGGCAGCCACGCCGCGAATCTCCAGGAACAGGCCGAATGTAATCGTCTTTTCCAGCTCGGTTATCTGTCGCCGATCGTCTCCGATGTTTATCCGCTGCACGAGGTGGGCGAAGCGGCCCGACTGGTCCAGGAGAACAAGCACACCGGAAAGGTCGGCGTTCTCTGCCTCGCGTCCCGGGAAGGACTCGGGGTCACGGACCCCGAGACGCGGGCGCGTATCGGGGAAGCAAGACTCAACCCCCTCCGGAACACCGGAGGAAATGTGGACTGGAATGCGTCCGCGGTGCTCGAAGGGGCTGTCTGA
- a CDS encoding SpoIIE family protein phosphatase: protein MERPRVFFAGEQLSVAHGWIQGALESALDVPPGPLFGIGPDAVHPVTEVPLTHGLMLVLCADGLVERPGVNLYDSVAALAHFLAHAEDGDLKTLIDMLVGKAGTSRQRTYDIALLVLHHAAHRLLSSPPESADWGLPTTLVGSRLGGG from the coding sequence GTGGAGCGGCCCAGGGTCTTCTTCGCCGGTGAGCAGCTGTCGGTGGCACACGGATGGATCCAGGGCGCCCTGGAGTCCGCCCTCGACGTGCCGCCCGGGCCGCTCTTCGGTATCGGCCCTGACGCCGTCCATCCCGTGACCGAGGTTCCGCTGACCCACGGGCTCATGCTCGTCCTCTGCGCCGACGGCCTCGTCGAACGACCCGGAGTCAACCTCTACGACTCCGTCGCCGCCCTCGCACACTTTCTCGCGCACGCCGAGGACGGGGATCTGAAGACGCTCATCGACATGCTCGTCGGGAAAGCGGGCACCAGCCGGCAGCGAACCTACGATATCGCGCTGCTCGTCCTGCACCACGCCGCGCACCGGCTGTTGAGCAGCCCGCCCGAATCGGCGGACTGGGGGCTGCCGACCACGCTGGTGGGGTCCCGGCTAGGGGGCGGTTAA
- a CDS encoding winged helix-turn-helix domain-containing protein, whose product MTTALPAQATPHDALLADTPHLRLVGDTAQRDTQGHTSAPLVGYLVLVPEGTDPTELFAKDRPRPEIRPVAAAASAPVRQTSDDVVRIDPARHVAEVDGRELDLTYLEFELLAHLVQHPHHVQSRDRLVAAVWGYDHIGDGRTVDVHIARLRRKLGEAHRHRIVTVRRVGYKYVPDQQESSNAAPCSRP is encoded by the coding sequence ATGACCACGGCACTTCCGGCTCAGGCCACCCCACACGATGCGCTCCTCGCCGACACACCCCATCTTCGCCTGGTGGGCGATACCGCGCAGAGAGACACCCAGGGACACACTTCCGCGCCGCTCGTCGGCTACCTCGTGCTCGTCCCCGAGGGCACCGATCCCACCGAGCTCTTCGCCAAGGACAGGCCACGGCCCGAGATCCGACCGGTCGCCGCCGCAGCCTCGGCCCCTGTCCGGCAGACATCAGACGACGTCGTCCGCATCGATCCGGCGCGACATGTCGCCGAGGTCGACGGACGTGAACTCGACCTCACCTACCTGGAGTTCGAGCTGCTGGCGCACCTCGTTCAGCATCCCCACCACGTGCAGTCGCGTGATCGGCTGGTGGCCGCCGTCTGGGGCTACGACCACATCGGCGACGGCCGCACCGTGGATGTCCACATCGCCCGCCTGCGCCGCAAGCTGGGCGAAGCTCACCGGCACCGCATCGTCACCGTACGGCGCGTGGGCTACAAGTACGTGCCCGACCAGCAGGAGAGCTCCAACGCCGCGCCCTGCAGCCGACCTTGA
- a CDS encoding acyl-CoA dehydrogenase family protein, with protein MGLASAPSHPASPSDRTGPGHAHWLRVAREAADDLATDTVAREQAGKAPIDEVSRLREAGLLTLLTPTEPQGGGPDWPTAYAVVREIAAADGAIGQLLGCHYFLSWSARFFAGPALAAQTEERSAAGQWCWGGGFARQEPPLMLARTSKGLVLDGRQSYTTGVLVADRLAVRAVRADTGEPLAVVVDPARRGVVIDGETDTFGQQLAAGGSVEFDDVPVGADDVLGSLSADEDLLSPRAALASPVGRLFSAQLLLGMAEGVLAEAREYSRTGHAPWHPAWPAGTPHDPQVQTAYGELTVLTRSASALTDQALEAVRGGLERGEDLTYDECADISALVAMAESAAARAAQESTTRALDIIGARSTSVRLGFDRFWRNARTHTLYEPVAHRLRDVGEYFLNGAHPPFVLPA; from the coding sequence ATGGGCCTTGCCTCCGCGCCGTCCCACCCCGCCTCGCCGTCCGACCGGACCGGGCCCGGCCATGCACACTGGCTGCGCGTGGCCCGCGAGGCGGCGGACGACCTGGCTACGGACACGGTGGCCAGGGAGCAGGCGGGCAAGGCCCCGATCGACGAGGTGTCCCGGCTGCGCGAGGCGGGACTGCTGACGCTCCTGACGCCGACCGAGCCCCAGGGAGGCGGCCCGGACTGGCCCACGGCCTACGCCGTCGTCCGGGAGATCGCCGCGGCCGACGGCGCAATCGGCCAACTGCTCGGCTGTCACTACTTCCTGTCGTGGAGCGCCCGGTTCTTCGCCGGGCCCGCTCTCGCCGCGCAGACAGAGGAGCGGTCCGCAGCCGGACAGTGGTGCTGGGGCGGCGGTTTCGCGCGTCAGGAGCCGCCTCTGATGCTGGCCAGGACCTCCAAGGGACTGGTGCTCGACGGTCGGCAGAGCTACACCACCGGGGTCCTGGTCGCCGATCGTCTCGCCGTGCGCGCCGTGCGGGCGGACACGGGCGAACCACTCGCCGTCGTGGTGGATCCCGCCCGTCGCGGTGTGGTGATCGACGGCGAAACCGACACCTTCGGCCAGCAGCTCGCGGCCGGCGGCAGCGTGGAGTTCGACGACGTACCGGTGGGTGCCGACGACGTGCTCGGCTCCCTGTCCGCGGACGAGGACCTGCTGTCGCCCCGGGCCGCCCTGGCATCTCCGGTCGGGCGGCTCTTCTCCGCCCAGCTCCTTCTGGGCATGGCCGAGGGAGTGCTCGCCGAAGCCCGTGAGTACAGCAGGACGGGCCACGCACCCTGGCACCCCGCCTGGCCGGCCGGTACCCCGCACGACCCGCAGGTGCAGACCGCCTACGGAGAACTCACCGTCCTCACCCGCTCAGCGTCGGCACTCACCGATCAAGCACTGGAAGCCGTGCGAGGCGGCCTTGAGCGCGGCGAAGACCTCACCTACGACGAGTGCGCGGACATCTCCGCCCTCGTGGCGATGGCCGAAAGCGCCGCGGCCCGGGCAGCGCAGGAGTCCACCACCCGCGCCCTCGACATCATCGGCGCCCGCTCCACCTCCGTACGGCTGGGCTTCGACCGGTTCTGGCGCAATGCCCGAACCCACACCCTGTACGAGCCCGTCGCCCACCGGCTCCGCGATGTCGGGGAGTACTTCCTCAACGGCGCCCACCCTCCGTTCGTCCTGCCCGCCTGA
- a CDS encoding TSUP family transporter — MTWSTGLAGLAVGLLIAVVTAPVGVSGAVFLLPVQLSVLGVPSPAVTPTNLLFNVVAGPGALLRHHREGLLYGPLTRRLVTGTLPGVVIGVVIRVFAVPGATVFRLLVAALLMPLGLWLIGRTLRPARPAPTAEPSPRAITGLALVVGVVGGIYGIGGGSVLGPILVGRGMPVARVAPAALASTFATSLTGAAAFSLLSLTGSGDIAPDWYLGLACGLGGLIGGYLGAHLQPRLPETALRLLLGALATVLGALYAVQSLR; from the coding sequence GTGACATGGTCAACGGGGCTGGCCGGGCTGGCGGTCGGCCTGCTCATAGCCGTGGTGACCGCGCCGGTGGGGGTGTCGGGTGCCGTGTTCCTGCTGCCCGTGCAGTTGAGCGTCCTCGGGGTGCCCAGCCCGGCGGTCACGCCCACCAATCTGCTGTTCAACGTGGTGGCCGGGCCCGGCGCCCTGCTGCGCCACCACCGCGAGGGCCTGCTGTACGGTCCACTGACGCGCCGCCTCGTGACCGGCACTCTGCCCGGGGTGGTCATCGGCGTGGTGATACGGGTCTTCGCCGTGCCGGGGGCCACCGTCTTCCGCCTTCTGGTCGCCGCTCTGCTGATGCCACTGGGCCTGTGGCTCATCGGGCGCACCCTCCGGCCCGCCCGGCCCGCCCCGACTGCGGAACCCTCGCCCCGCGCCATCACCGGACTGGCCCTGGTCGTCGGGGTCGTCGGCGGGATCTACGGGATCGGCGGCGGATCCGTCCTCGGCCCCATACTGGTCGGCCGGGGCATGCCCGTCGCCCGCGTGGCACCGGCCGCCCTCGCTTCCACGTTCGCCACCTCCCTGACCGGGGCCGCGGCCTTCTCGCTGCTGTCCCTGACGGGCTCCGGTGACATCGCCCCTGACTGGTACCTCGGTCTGGCCTGCGGCCTCGGCGGACTGATCGGCGGCTACCTCGGGGCACACCTGCAACCTCGGCTGCCCGAAACGGCACTGCGTCTCCTGCTCGGCGCCCTGGCCACCGTCCTCGGTGCCCTCTACGCCGTGCAGTCACTGCGCTGA
- a CDS encoding putative leader peptide — MSKSETLAARLHVDLRRQASAICAVGRRTH, encoded by the coding sequence GTGAGCAAGTCAGAGACCCTCGCCGCGCGCCTGCACGTCGATCTGCGACGTCAGGCCAGCGCCATCTGTGCCGTCGGCCGCCGCACTCACTGA
- a CDS encoding ABC transporter substrate-binding protein: MATTASTRRHFLTLLGLSAVSVSCGTTASGTPAAKDQTKTLRYQGWAGQVTLPELAEDLGYLEDVKLKWVGNTISGPQDIQSAATGQVDFGGAFNGAVVKLAANNAPIKAVISYYGADKYAYNGFYVLKDSPIRSARDLIGKKVGMNTLGAHSEAMLDIYLQRGGLSQADIGKVEPLVVPPVNTEQSLRQKQIDVAVLGGILRDKALESGGIRPLFTDYQLLGAFSAGTYVMTDRFLKQNPDTARTFVTAVGRAIEWSRSTPHEEVVARMTEIVKKRGRNEDTAPLKFWRSYGVTETAGRITGKELQLWIDWLAERGDIKKGQVTLSDLYTNEFNAYKESSSAAKSGS, translated from the coding sequence ATGGCCACGACGGCATCGACCCGACGTCACTTCCTCACCCTGCTCGGTCTTTCGGCGGTGTCGGTGAGCTGCGGCACGACCGCGTCCGGGACACCGGCCGCCAAGGACCAGACCAAGACACTGAGATACCAGGGCTGGGCCGGTCAGGTCACGCTGCCCGAACTGGCCGAGGATCTCGGCTATCTGGAGGACGTGAAGCTGAAGTGGGTCGGCAACACGATCAGCGGACCGCAGGACATCCAGTCCGCGGCCACGGGTCAGGTCGACTTCGGCGGCGCTTTCAACGGCGCGGTCGTCAAGCTGGCCGCCAACAACGCTCCCATCAAGGCCGTCATCAGTTACTACGGCGCCGACAAGTACGCCTACAACGGCTTCTACGTCCTCAAGGACAGCCCCATCCGCTCGGCCCGGGACCTGATCGGCAAGAAGGTCGGGATGAACACCCTCGGAGCCCACTCCGAGGCCATGCTCGACATCTACCTTCAGCGGGGCGGTCTGTCCCAGGCGGACATCGGCAAGGTCGAGCCGCTCGTGGTGCCCCCGGTCAACACCGAGCAGTCCCTGCGCCAGAAGCAGATCGACGTGGCCGTACTCGGCGGGATCCTGCGCGACAAGGCCCTGGAGTCCGGCGGCATCCGCCCACTGTTCACGGACTACCAGCTGCTCGGCGCGTTCAGCGCCGGCACGTACGTGATGACGGACCGCTTCCTGAAGCAGAACCCCGACACGGCCCGGACCTTCGTCACGGCCGTGGGGCGGGCCATCGAGTGGTCCCGGTCCACTCCGCACGAGGAGGTCGTCGCCCGGATGACGGAGATCGTGAAGAAGCGCGGCCGCAACGAGGACACCGCACCGCTGAAGTTCTGGCGGTCCTACGGCGTCACCGAGACGGCGGGCCGGATCACCGGCAAGGAACTCCAGTTGTGGATCGACTGGCTGGCCGAGCGGGGCGACATCAAGAAGGGCCAGGTCACGCTGTCGGACCTCTACACCAATGAGTTCAACGCCTACAAGGAGTCCTCCTCCGCCGCGAAGAGCGGGAGCTGA
- a CDS encoding ABC transporter ATP-binding protein has translation MPEATMQSTTSKIVFEDVRKDFTVKDRTGAGQTTRFTALDGIDLEIADGEFVVLVGPSGCGKSTLLELLGGLTQPTGGRILLDGEPVTGPGLDRGIVFQQYALLPWRTAQGNVEFGLEATGVPRRQRAAQAREFLDLVGLTGFEERHPHELSGGMRQRVALARSLAYDPDVLLMDEPFAALDTQTRESLQDELLRIWQRTGQTVVFITHGIDEAVYLGQRVAVMTSRPGRIKQIVPVALGSRAATDDLRSSPEFARHRHEIWSLLHDEVARAQQLEKEEASV, from the coding sequence ATGCCGGAAGCCACCATGCAATCCACGACGTCCAAGATCGTGTTCGAGGATGTACGGAAGGACTTCACCGTCAAGGACCGTACGGGGGCCGGGCAGACCACCCGTTTCACCGCCCTCGACGGTATCGACCTGGAGATAGCGGACGGCGAGTTCGTCGTCCTGGTCGGTCCCAGCGGCTGCGGAAAGTCGACACTGCTGGAGCTGCTCGGCGGCCTCACCCAGCCCACTGGCGGACGGATCCTGCTGGACGGCGAACCCGTCACCGGGCCGGGACTGGACCGGGGCATCGTCTTCCAGCAGTACGCGCTGCTGCCGTGGCGCACGGCGCAGGGCAACGTCGAGTTCGGCCTGGAGGCCACCGGCGTCCCGCGGCGTCAACGTGCCGCACAGGCCCGGGAGTTCCTGGACCTGGTCGGCCTGACCGGGTTCGAGGAGCGGCATCCGCACGAGCTGTCGGGCGGGATGCGGCAGCGGGTGGCGCTCGCCCGCAGCCTCGCCTATGACCCCGATGTGCTGCTGATGGACGAGCCGTTCGCCGCGCTGGACACCCAGACCCGGGAGTCGCTCCAGGACGAACTGCTGCGCATCTGGCAGCGCACGGGCCAGACCGTCGTCTTCATCACCCACGGCATCGACGAGGCCGTCTACCTGGGACAGCGCGTCGCCGTCATGACGTCGAGGCCCGGCCGGATCAAGCAGATCGTGCCGGTCGCCCTCGGCTCCCGTGCGGCGACGGACGACCTCCGCTCCAGTCCCGAGTTCGCACGGCACCGCCACGAGATCTGGTCGCTGCTGCACGACGAGGTGGCCAGGGCCCAGCAGTTGGAGAAGGAGGAGGCCTCCGTATGA
- a CDS encoding ABC transporter permease — MSSTTGTTAEKADATHATTTTDAANTTENVRTPSLTKPAGSATSPEAGTSTALTPGASSPPDARRAPSLTARVRRTALRTVRRLPYLLLKGATKSVAIVALLLLWEIAPRAALVDRTFLPPFSEVADAWWGLAADGQLADNARASLARSFSGFGIAVAVAVPLGLLIGWYRPVADLLGPLLEVFRNTAALALLPVFVLLLGIGETSKISIVVYACTWPILLNTISAVRHVDPTLLKLAKSMDLSAPRLFQKVILPASVPVMFTGIRLAGAVSILVLVAAEMIGAKAGLGYLINASQYNFAIPQMYAGIITISAIGVVFNQFLVTVERRLSSWRVPAGN; from the coding sequence ATGAGCTCCACGACCGGCACGACCGCGGAGAAGGCCGACGCGACCCACGCGACCACCACGACCGACGCGGCGAACACGACAGAAAACGTCCGGACACCTTCCCTCACCAAGCCCGCCGGGTCCGCCACGTCCCCTGAGGCCGGCACATCGACCGCGCTCACGCCCGGCGCCTCATCACCCCCGGACGCGCGCCGGGCTCCCTCCCTCACGGCCCGTGTCCGCCGGACGGCGCTGCGGACGGTCCGCCGACTGCCCTACCTGCTGCTGAAGGGGGCGACCAAGTCCGTGGCCATCGTGGCCCTGCTCCTGCTGTGGGAGATCGCGCCACGAGCCGCTCTGGTGGACCGGACCTTCCTGCCGCCGTTCAGCGAGGTTGCCGACGCCTGGTGGGGGCTCGCCGCAGACGGTCAGCTCGCCGACAACGCCCGTGCCAGCCTGGCGCGTTCGTTCAGCGGATTCGGTATCGCCGTGGCGGTCGCCGTACCGCTCGGGCTGCTGATCGGCTGGTACCGGCCGGTCGCCGACCTCCTCGGACCGCTGCTGGAGGTGTTCCGCAACACCGCGGCGCTGGCCCTGCTGCCGGTGTTCGTCCTGCTGCTGGGCATCGGCGAGACCTCGAAGATCTCCATCGTGGTGTACGCGTGCACCTGGCCGATCCTGCTCAACACCATCAGCGCGGTCCGCCACGTCGATCCGACCCTGCTGAAGCTGGCGAAGTCGATGGACCTTTCCGCGCCCCGGCTGTTCCAGAAGGTCATCCTGCCGGCCTCGGTGCCGGTGATGTTCACCGGCATCCGGCTGGCCGGAGCGGTGTCGATCCTGGTGCTGGTCGCCGCCGAGATGATCGGCGCCAAGGCGGGCCTCGGCTATCTGATCAACGCCTCGCAGTACAACTTCGCCATCCCGCAGATGTACGCGGGCATCATCACGATCTCCGCCATCGGCGTGGTCTTCAACCAGTTCCTGGTGACCGTCGAGCGACGGCTCAGCTCCTGGCGCGTACCCGCGGGCAACTGA